GCTCAACCAGGGCTTCAAAGCGCTCAGGCACCATCTCAGCCATCAGCAGCGCGTCGGTGTAGCCGGTGTTGGTATGGCCGCTTGGGAAGGAGCCACCGTCCGCGGTATAGGGTTTGTTATCTTTAATCACCACATCGTCCGGCACGAGGTGAATGGTGTTGCCCTGGATCAGGAACGGACGCGGGTTATTGAAATGCTTCTTCGCGGCGCTGGTGCTGACTTCGGAGGCTTTAATCAGCGCCGCGGCTTTGCTCAGCTCGCCTTTATCGTAAGCGGCCAGGAAAGCTTTCCCCAGGCGTGGCCCCATGGCGTCACTCAGGAAGTAAAGGTGGTTGATGCCCTCGGCATCCGCCAGCGCCTGATGACGCGAAGTCTGCACGGCATTCAGGTTGATGTTGGTGACCGTTTCAAGGTTCTGCTTAATCACAGATTCCGGCAGTCGGCTGAACGCGGAAAGCAGCTCAATGCCCGCCTTCTGGTTGGCTTTAGTCTGGAAGTCATAGCCGCTCGCCTTCAGCCAGGCGGTATCCGCCAGCTTTTTGCCTTGCTTCGCTTTATCCAACTGGTCGCGGGTCAGTTTATCCGCATCGCCTTTCAGGGCAGTGCGCAGCGCCGCCAGGGACTGCGTTTCAAGATCATCAAACGCCTGGCTGCTGTTTGCCGGGGTCACGCTATTGGCTATCGCCGCGGCCTGAGGGAGAGACACATCCTTCGCCAGGGCGGGCAGAGTGACGGCTAACGCGGCGGCCAGCATAGAAATACGAAGTTTCATTATTTTTCCTTTTATTCAAACGATTACCTTGCCTGGCAGCGACGCTATCCTGGTAATTTGACGTTTTTATGACACCGTTATGTTTTGAAACGCTTTCTCCCCGACTGAAACAGCGCCGCGCCCGGGCGGTAATCCGCCGCAATCTGCGGTAAACTGTGGGAAATTTGTTTTCTTATTCGTGGAACACCATCCCTCATGCTCAGCTATCGCCACAGCTTTCACGCCGGTAACCATGCCGACGTACTAAAACACACCGTTCAAAGCCTGATTATTGAATCGCTAAAAGAGAAGGAGAAGCCGTTTCTCTATCTCGACACTCACGCAGGCGCCGGTCGTTACCAGCTGAGCAGCGAACATGCGGAGCGCACCGGCGAGTATCTGGAAGGTATCGCGCGCATCTGGCAGCAGGACGATTTGCCAGCTGAGCTGGAAGCCTATATTGGCGCGGTACAGCATCTGAACCGCAGCGGCAACCTGCGTTATTACCCGGGCTCCCCGCTGATTGCCCGCCACCTGTTGCGTGAGCAGGACAGCCTGCAGTTGACCGAGCTGCATCCGTCCGACTTCCCGCTGCTGCGCTCGGAGTTCCAGAAAGACAACCGCGCCCGCGTTGAGCGCGCCGACGGCTACCAGCAACTGAAAGCGAAGCTGCCGCCGGTTTCCCGCCGTGGGCTGATCCTCATCGACCCACCGTATGAGATCAAAACCGACTATCAGGACGTGGTGAAAGGCATCGCTGAGGGCTATAAGCGTTTTGCGACGGGCACCTACGCGCTGTGGTACCCGGTGGTGCTGCGTCAGCAAATCAAACGCATGATCCGCGACCTGGAAGAGACCGGCATTCGCCGCATCCTGCAAATCGAGCTGGCGGTTCGCCCGGACAGCGATCAGCGCGGCATGACGGCTTCCGGCATGATCGTGATTAACCCGCCGTGGAAGCTGGAACAGCAGATGGCAAACGTCCTGCCATGGCTGCACAAAAAGCTGGTGCCAACGGGTACCGGCTCCACCACGTTGAGCTGGATTGTGCCTGAATAAGAAAGCTCGCCGCAGGATAATTCGAGCTGCAGCCAACGCCGCTGTAGCTTGAAGTATGGCGTGGCTATCGCAACAATCGGTAGAACCTTTATCCCGGCGCGCTACAATCGCGCCTAAATTTCGACTCAAATGGGAAACATCATGACCAAACATTATGACTACCTCGCCATTGGCGGCGGCAGCGGCGGTATCGCCTCGATTAACCGTGCGGCAATGTATGGGCAGAAATGCGCACTGATTGAGGCGAAAGATCTGGGCGGTACCTGCGTTAACGTCGGCTGTGTGCCTAAAAAAGTGATGTGGCATGC
This Klebsiella michiganensis DNA region includes the following protein-coding sequences:
- a CDS encoding ribosomal RNA large subunit methyltransferase J, with translation MLSYRHSFHAGNHADVLKHTVQSLIIESLKEKEKPFLYLDTHAGAGRYQLSSEHAERTGEYLEGIARIWQQDDLPAELEAYIGAVQHLNRSGNLRYYPGSPLIARHLLREQDSLQLTELHPSDFPLLRSEFQKDNRARVERADGYQQLKAKLPPVSRRGLILIDPPYEIKTDYQDVVKGIAEGYKRFATGTYALWYPVVLRQQIKRMIRDLEETGIRRILQIELAVRPDSDQRGMTASGMIVINPPWKLEQQMANVLPWLHKKLVPTGTGSTTLSWIVPE
- a CDS encoding phosphoesterase PA-phosphatase gives rise to the protein MKLRISMLAAALAVTLPALAKDVSLPQAAAIANSVTPANSSQAFDDLETQSLAALRTALKGDADKLTRDQLDKAKQGKKLADTAWLKASGYDFQTKANQKAGIELLSAFSRLPESVIKQNLETVTNINLNAVQTSRHQALADAEGINHLYFLSDAMGPRLGKAFLAAYDKGELSKAAALIKASEVSTSAAKKHFNNPRPFLIQGNTIHLVPDDVVIKDNKPYTADGGSFPSGHTNTGYTDALLMAEMVPERFEALVERGARYGYSRIVLGVHYPLDVMGSRMVAQRNVANYLNDPKYRTLFNEARDQLRTALEKECGTTLAECAKSSAKDDPYRAPAMKELYRFTMTYDLPQQKGEKQALKVPQGAEVLLEAALPKLSTAQRRDLMVKTALPAGYPLSGTTADQQFWQRLNLPAAYAMAQKSH